Genomic DNA from Parambassis ranga chromosome 10, fParRan2.1, whole genome shotgun sequence:
ACCTGTTACAAACACCTGGCATTTTGCCCGTGCCACATTCAAACGACCACAGGGGACAAACTGGATCTAGTTTTCTTTGTAATGCAGGTCTGGATTTGCATGTCATAACATAATAACCAAAGAACTTCAAGAAAAAGTTAATAAAAAGGGAGAGGAGTCAGAGCTGGATTTATAGTTTTTCACTCTTCCTTCATTTTTAGATGCCAGATGATTAACACTTGATAAACTTGACAATGGTTTAGCTTAtccctttccaccccaagcctattttaAGGCCTCAGCTTggaaatggcatgcccaaaatgaatagatTATATCTCAGCAACTACAAGCTGTATTTGAATAAAGGTTTTGTATAAAggtagtttgtatgcctctggctctttgtaacgtaagatggcacaaagcaaaaatgaaCAATTTTTTCATGTCTGTTGAGAAtcacacttttacaatgaatatcttaTTGAAATGGTGCAGTTGCAGCATCCAAGTTATATCAAGCTGTAGCTAAGCTACAGGTGGACATTATCTCTATTAAGTCTAATAAAGGGAAAGAAAATTACAGAaggtttagtccaacctatgcAGACAtcatttccaagatggccgccctgttcagccatcttggaaattttgaatgttttgatgaaccaaacaatatatttcacttttaggtcactattggtgttcaaTTTACATCACTTCTTACTTGTATATATAGATTACGCCCAGATATTGCAGGTAAAGCCTCGATGATTATGCAGGCTCATAACTTTGCAACTAAGCCCTTTCACTGTAACAGTGACAGTTCTGCAATTCAACAACACCTACACACAGGAGTTTGGTACAGGGATGGACAAGATAGGTGACATTTACAACCACAACTGACTCACAAAAAAAAGTTGAGCTAAGTTGTGGCTGAGCTGAGCTGTCAGAAGATCTGAAAGCTGCTTTCTTCCTGTAATTGTCACTTCAGTCCTAACCCAGCTCAGATCTTTgtgtcacagggggctggactATAACCCTCTCACTCTCACAGTGACCTGCTTATTTTATCTCATAAGTGGAGCTCAtgttgcctgtgtgtgcagaccaaATTAATAAAAGCAGCAATGTTTACATGAACCTGTTCTCAGACATACACCATGTGCCTGCAGGGCTGATGGAGACATTACAGACCACATGGTGGTGGCCTCAAAAGTTAACTCTTCCTTTACAATATAATGTACACTATCAAACTTGAATTCATaaaccaaaacacaaatatagctcttagcgtaagttcaatcaggaagactctgtttcccatcattcaccatttatccctatccgcttcctaatctttctccctctatccctcactcctctgctccccctctattccgctctcttagtcaggtgcttaattggaagcacctccctcaccaatcagctgtggctttccatccctctcctgaccattcacagcttagcacgaaatttaaaagtctccatctcctgtCCAGCTTTTTTCTGATCGAAcctggcaaccctcctccaccccaagcaccaccagatccatgccggttcaggcctcctatctcctgccctccagctctccaccatcaccaggtctagaccccggggggatcttctgatccagcggcctctcctcttgccttTTCCCCcacccttttcggatgtggtcttcacgacggggtctaggacgccaatgcacattcaaactttgtacttaataaatatttctcattcagttcgctgagtctctcatgattgaaatgcagTTTGGCTCGTGGGCTCTGCTGTTGAAATGACACACTTTCACTTTTACTATTAGCTCAGAGAGGGCAGATAACCAACTATGACTACACAAGGACAGATCAATGTGACCCTTCTACATTGTATATGAGCACATACAAATAACATGTAACAATCAAGTACCACAACTAAAGTAGACTTAAATTTCCGATATACCGCATCCCTTCTTGTACTGCTAACCTCAATACATATCCTGTTGATTCACATAGTCGAGCTTTTCTTGGTAAACCATTCAAATGGCCCACCACAGCTTTTAAATGTGTACCTGTTGTTTGTTGGCTTTGTCCTTTAGGCTCTGTATAACAAAGAGACAGGGTGCAACTGACAGttaataaaacactgacactgatgaGTCCCTTATGAGAGGAAGACAGCAACAGCAGTATCTGTTGGTAAGAGACCATTGAGAGTATGATTAACAAGACCCATAACTGACCAACCACATTAGGgctttttttttagtgtcagATAGATCTTTTTCCCTGTCTACGAAATCCAGTCATGGTCACCCAACAGATCACAGTGAATGACTTTTAAGGTGTAGCAGTTTTTACAAACTGGTCAGGAGTTCCAAGCAAAAACTCCTGAGCCCACCTGGCTAAATAAAACTCCCACACCTGAAAACTAccaccaggacacacacattacttAATATAATTTGAAGAGAGAAATTAATATTTGATTGATTGTTCCTGTTCTTGTTGAATGTatctttaaataataaattctCTAGTTCTAAATTCTGGGTTAAGGAAAAAAACTACACGGCAATGtgtttcagccaatcaggatgatttctgctttgaaaaaaaaatgcatcaccTTGCTTTTGATGACATTGGTGGGAAGACAATTGTGCAACATTGTACTACCACAATGCTCGGACTGGCTGCCCTGATTCTTCTGAGTACATTCTGTAAGTGCCTTTTATAAATCTTAAACCGTATTAAACAGGCATGTTATTTGCTAACCTTGTCATTGTTTGTGCTTTTTAGCTCTGGTTCAGGCCCTTAGGGTTCCTCACCAGATTTCACTGACTGTGGCTGAACGTGGAGATGATCTCACACTGACATGTTCAGTCCCAGGCGTTGAGGTTGGATTGTTGTACTGGTTTAAACTGAATTTTGAATACACAGTTGAAACAGTGGCTATTGGAAGTTTTGACAAAATAACACTTGAAGAACAAATCGATAAATCAAGATTTAGGGCGACAAAAGTTGGTAATGTATATTCACTCATCATTACAAATGTAAGCCCAGAAGATGATGCAACATACATCTGTCAGGCAGGATCAGCTTACACAATGACAATTGTAAATGGCACAGTTCTCGCTGTGAAAGGTAAGGTATattcattttaatgtatttgctatatatactgtatgtttaaaAGTCCACACAATTATGGTTTATAACCTTTCATGTGTTTTTGGGTCACACGCAGATCCAAAAAGTCAACAGAAGCCCATCTACATCAAACAAAGTTCTGATGTGGAGTCGGTGCACCTGGGCGACACTGTAAACCTCCAGTGTTCACTGTCATCCTCATGCAAAGAACACACAGACCAATGTCCAGGCCAACACAGTGTCCACTGGTTCAGAGCTGGGTCAGAATCCCGTCCAGGCATCATTTATAGTGACAGTTCcagcagagaagaggaaaggaCGTGTGTGTATCATCTGTCCAAAACTATAAGACAGTCCTCTGATGCTGGGACATACTACTGTGCTGTGGTCACATGTGGACAGATCCTGTTTGGTGACGGAACCACAGTAGAGACACGTAAGTAATTATACTAAATATTCTTACAGCAACAActtacagcatttaaaaaacaaaacacaaaaacctttAATTCCTAGATGTTTGTAAAGAAACGTTAAAGTAGTGAATTCTTCTGATTTTAGGACAAAAACTGGACCCAGCTGTTGTTGTGCTCGGGATTCTGTTGGCTCTATGTGTAATCGTCATCGCAATCCTGATTTTCTCAAGAGACTAAAGGTAAATTTAGCTTTGGGGTAAATCTATTTACATTTCTGTGTTCTTCCTAACTGACTAGATATCACATCTGTCTGtgaattatataaatatatctttCTGTGTGTAGAATACTTTTGAGTGCCACGCTGTTGCTGCTAAAGCTGCCTTGACGTTATTTTGCTTTGATATCACAGTTCTAATTTTCCACCCTCCTAACTCTCTTTTAGGAGGGTGTCGAACAGACCTGCTACATCACTGAATatcatgaagaaaaaaatactgcaaCTATCTATTTTCAAGCCGCTCTCTAGCAAGCTTCCTGGGTCattctctcctcccttccttttcATACTTGCTTGTACTCTCTTTAACCTCTCTCTAGTTCTCGTCAGCTGATTAATGGAAGCACCTCCTTCTCCTATCAGTGATCATGCCcttgctcatgcagccaatcacattcGAGCATAAAACTCCTTAATTCAGTTCCTCTCCACCACCGGCAGGTCCAAACCCTGGGGGAAAATCTCTTTAGGCTTCACCTCCCTTTCTTCCCCCTTCTCAGATGATGTCACTTCAGGGTCTAAACACCAAAACGCATTTATTGTACTTAATAAATGTGCACGTTCTCGTAACTCGTCCCTTCTGATTGAAATGTATGTTGTACAAAACTAGTAAAACAACAGCCACTTAACTTGATTCTTGCAGTTGTTTTACTGCCCTCTGCAGGCCAGTGGTGCTTGTTGGTGATTTAGTGAGTGAATACCACCACTGACTATTGTTGGATGCATAGAACCAGCattcaaaacaagaaaaaaaacagattcataTACTCCAAATCATCAGCTGACATAATAAATCTGGCAAGTATAAACCTTAAATCTATTAACTTCATGGAAAAAGTGGCATACGCCATACCACAGAGGCTTAATTCCTGTCAAGTGGTTTCTATTTCTACACAAGAGCAGCTGCCAGGTGCAACAGGCCTCTTACATAGTTTTCTTCATTTGTTATGACAGAGCATTCAGATTCAATCACTTTTACATTAAATATAGAAAACAGCTCAGCTAACCACCACCAGTAAATCAGATGATCACATTATTCATTAAATGTGACGCATAGTAAATTGAGTTTAATGTTAGCTGTGGTAACCCTGTTTTTGTATAATGCATTATGTAAATTTGTTTACTGCTGGACTGCTAATTTAAACAATTACTGACAAAAGTGACAATCAGAGCCATTGATTAAACTTAAGTGATAAATAGCTACGCCAAATTAAGTCACCTATTATGCATTAAGGTTTGTCAGTCGAAGCCAAATTATCAGGCTGGTGTAAAACACCATGTCTAGCTctggctgttaaaaaaaaaacaaaaaacatggtgGCTACTTCAGAAGTATAATTTACTTTCAGTTCTGAAATTTTCGTGAAACACAAGCACAAGCAATTTTCATTTCCTGCGAATCAACACAAAATACAAGTTATATGCAGGTGGGTTTATCAGGCCAATCTTAAAACTGTGATACATTTGTGTTAAACCTgtaacacatttttaaacaatgttGTAGCCTaaccataaataaatatagagcaagacaaatatattttaaacttaAAAAGTCATAAGCTTAGCTGTTTCTCCACTTACAATCTgaactgcagacaaacacttTAAGCAACTCTTAAATCCCATTTGTGACATCTAgttttacataaaaaataagCACACAAACAAGTGCTCaagtactttaaaaaaatgtccagcaaGGGGCTTATGATCCACTACTGCTACTCTACACCGATTGATGAAAAAACTACAAGCTAAACCAGTTGTGTGTTACTCTTCATACCCCAAAATCCTGACACCAGCATAGACGCTCTGTTCCTCGGTGCCTGATTTTGCACCCCTTCTTACATTTCGGCTGACTTTCTTCCTTGTAAAATTTGGCATGGAATAAACCAAGAGGTCTTCATTTGTCTGTAGAAACATATAACCAAATTTGATACAAAGGTTGACGTGAACAACAATTTACCAACAGTAAGTTTTCAAATAACGTACCTGTTGTTGATCATCACTGGATGTTCCAGCACTTTGTTGCAGggcaacagctgctgtgtggtaCAGTGGAGACAAACCATGATTAAAATCagcatgcacaaaaaagtaaaatGCAAATGAAGAGTAGATTGACTCCTTACCACTCAAACACTTATGTTTTTTGATGTTGTAAATCAACAAGGCTATAACAATCAGACTTATAACCAAAGCAACACtcagcagaaaaagaaatgtaGAGATCCCCTGACAATTGGCTGCTGAAaagaataaacaacaaaagtgAATAAGGAGTAaaacaatattattatataagtAAACAGTAAGTTATATACGTAAACAGCCCATTGTTTTAAGCTGATATTTAAGGatttaatttaaatacatttccagGACACTTGTGCAGTTACCTTCAAAGTCCACTTTTGCTCCATTTCCAAAGAAAATCTGGCCACATGCAGCCACAGCACAGTAATAAGTTCCTTCATCAGAGGAGCTGATACTGTTCCTTGAGAAGTTGTAGACACATTTCTGCTGAGAGTGAGCATCGGGACTCCTCTCACAGTTATCTCCACTATTTCCATGCACATAAATCACACTCGGATGAGAACCATCTGATCCGGCTCTGAACCAGAGCACACTGTGATTCTCTGCACACATCTGAGGATCAGAGTCAGAGAGGACTGAACACTGGAGAGTCACAGGGTCTCCTGGATGGACTGGATTAGATTGAACATcttgaatgacagcagtgataTCAGGTTCATGTCCTGCAAAGCAGTACAACGAGAACAAGTTAAAATGATGCCACCACTCTaacactgtgtgtatttatgtttgcAAAGTTTCTACAAATAAAAAGTTGAGCATTAAAAAGATGAATGTGTCTCTAATTACCTTTGACACTGAGAAGAGTAATATTTAACAATGTTGTTTGTAGTTCCAGTATTTCTTGACAGTAGTAAAAGGCAGTGTCACTCAGTTGTGTTTGGGTGATATGGAGAATAAATGTTCCAGGCTCTTGTCGTGCTGTGATGTGAGGAGTCTTATTAACAGTCCCCTGATCAAAAGTGTAAGTCGCTCCTAAGACTTCAGGCAAGTTTCCAGCAACAAGTTTGTTCCAAAACATGAATCCTGAAGATTCAGATCGGCGGCTACATCTAAGAGTCACATCTTCTCCAACATAGACGGTCTTTGTGACAAATCTTTGGATGTCAGCATATCCTGAAAGATACATAAGAAATGATacacaaaaatcacaaacaaGGAAAATAACTGAAACAGAAGTGAAACTGGAATCTGTACATGTCCTTACCTCTAAGGGGGAACAGAAGAGCAACAAATAATATGATTAACATTTTCGAAGCGATCCACTTGAAAAGGCTCTTTATTTCAATCGCACAGCAGGAATTATAATCTTCACTGATTCTATCACGTATGCAGAAACAATAAAGTGGGAGGGATCTATTTTACCACAATCTGATTGGTCTGCCATCTGGCTTGCTTTTAACAAAACCACAAAGTGGAAATGGTCTTAAACAGAACTTTCATGTCTGCATAAATACTCACAGGGGCAGTTTAATTTTGGCTCAGTGAGTCATGTGATTCATTCCTACAAATCACACACATATAGATTTCTTGTTACTGCTGCTACATAAGAAAGGAAATGACATACTCTAAAGCAGTGGAAGTGGCAGAGAGTCTGACCCCAAACATACTGGTCTAATGTATTAAAAGCTAAGTTTAACATACACTCTTGGATTACATCAAtattacatatttattgtaGCAGTAAATATGTAATATTGATGTTAGTGCTTCCTCTGTGTTACACAGctttacacacaaataaacctAATTTTTTCCTCTGTGCACTGCTGCCACCGTTTGGTGAGAAGCAAGGTTGAAATGAAAAGTTCCTTCATTATGACAAATATAGAGAGGTCTTACTATAAGTAAAAAGAGTAAattataaaagaaaatattCTTTTATAATTTACTCTTTTTACTTATAGTAAGACCTCAAATTCAGCGTTAATTACAGGCGTGACTgccttgagtgacaggcaggtgcccAACTCGCATCATAAGCTGCAAGCCTCCAAGACTGCCCGGCCACCGCAGCTCCATTcgcactccacctctttgcatGTATTAGAAGTTCAGGCAGACTATAACACTGCCACCATGCTGACGGTCAAAACCATCTACAAGGCTTTAAAATGGCTCTTCAAGAGAACTACTGGTGACATAATGGATGCTCAGTCAATAGTTACATACAGTCCAAGGTCTAACCCAGCAGATCACTTCAGCCATCTCTGAGGCATTGGAACATGTTGAAGTGGCTGAGGCGATTTAGGGATCATAAGTATGACCAATCATTGTTCATAAGCTAGTAGAAGTTtttgaaatgttattttaatcATCTTGACCACTGTAGGGCAGTCtgagttcaatgtagggcaccatatagtgaactcattgggAAAACAATTCGGGCCATTCGGACACTACTGCCATCTTTTTCTGTTGCTATTACTTGCATCATTACTGTCGCAAATCAAGCCAATCTCTGCCAGTTAAACAACCTATGTTGACACACAAAACAGTTCATATTACATTCCTTAAACGAATCATTATGTTTGTAAGACAGGCAACGTAACTTCCATTCCTGTTCTTCTCCCCAGTCCTCACAATGCATGGCGGTACATATCGCCAATCTAGTGATCATCGGTTGGACACTACTATTCATGATGCATGATATATAAGATCTAAAAATTCTCACTAAACATTCGGACAGGACTACAAAATGGTGAAGGCACTATATAGGGTCAtgtatagtgattagggagtgatttcagacacagctaAGGAGTTTCTTCTTGTTATATTAAGGAACTGAAAGAGTTGTGAAACAAGATAAAAAccactttgtttatttttaggtACCTGTTTTTCACTTTTATGCAACAACTTACTTCTCTGTATGTGTACGTGTGAAAATAATATAAACCTAAGTATATTCCTGTTATATATTTACACAAGTGTGACAGTCTCCTGTAAGATAAGTCTTTGAGCGCCTCAAAGACAGCTGAGGCGCTCAAAAGTTCAGTAAATTACAACACATCCAGATATAAACCATGGTCAGAGTGGAATGTTTATTCTgaataaacattttacaaataaaGCTACTGGACCAATTACACACACTTTCCTGCTATTATTAGTATTAggctataaaaacagacatttctaCGAGAACACATAGCTAAGATGACCACATGGAAAAAATGCGGAACCCTAACTCAACAGCAGTTGAAATTAAAATAACACTGCACGTACTTCTTGTGGTTTTTGCACCTCCACTGAAATATCCTCTTGGTTTACaaagatagaaaaaaagaaaaaaagaaaaaacagaccaGACCAGTCACAGTCTGTGTACTAGCTGCTGCATGTGGCTTTGTTCATCACTGCTTAAACTGTCAAGCAACATATCTTTAATACAACAACTaaaagactaaacatgcttggATCATCAATAATTTCACACGAAGCAAAGATGAAGTTCAAAATTTGATGCCAAATCAAAAGCTTGCTTCTCTATTTCCACTTTTTATTTCCATCACTGCCAGCTTTTCTCCACAGTGAAGACAACAGCAGAATAAAGCTGTATGTCTTCAACGATCtgagaaacaaaaatgacaTGAGACCAAATTCTCATATAAAAGCACATATTATACTGTATCTCAGATATATCTTACCTTCCTGTCGTGCAGAACACTATGGGctgtcacagtgtttgtgtgcagaacATCTGAAATACAAAATCCAAacaaatgccatcaataaataCCATAATTTAATACTAATCCAATAAAATCACAttctgtgagtgagtgagggatATTTTCTTACTGTCAAAACAACCGTGCTCTCCTTTTCTAGCTGTGTAAATGAGGACACCCACAACAAGGAGATTTATAACTatgatgacacacagcagagaagctAATGCAGTGACACTTACAGACTCATCAAATGGCCGTCTATCTGGTAAGACaagaaataaaatgtagaaATCAGTTTAAGTATTTGTATGTATAATGATACATCTTAATATTCTGCTACCTATTACATAAAATTTGTCATTGTGAACTTGTAAAAAATTAAGTGAATAAGGAGTAAaacaatattatttttaaagtaaacagCCCATTGTTTTAAGCTGATATTTAAGGAtttcatttaaatacatttccagGACACTTCTGCAGTTACCTTCAAAGTCCACTTTTGCACCATTTCCAAAGAAAATCTGGCCACATGCAGCCACAGCACAGTAATAAGTTCctgcatcagaggagctgatACTGTTCCTTGAGAAGTTGTAGACACATTTCTGCTGAGAGGGAGCATCAGGACTCCTCTCACAGTTATCTCCACTATTTCCATGCACATAAATCACACTCGGATGAGAACCATCTGATCCGGCTCTGAACCAGAGCACACTGTGATTCTCTGCACACATCTGAGGATCAGAGTCAGAGAGGACTGAACACTGGAGAGTCACAGGGTCTCCTGGATGGACTGGATTAAATTGAACATCTTGAATTACAGCAGTGATTTCAGGTTCATGTCCTGCAAAGCAGTGCAAAGAGAACAAGTTCGAATGTTTTTAACCAAATGATGCCACCACCCTAACACTGTGCGTATTTATGTTTGCAAAGTTTCTACAAATAAAAAGTTGAGCATTAAAAAGATGAATGTGTCTCTAATTACCTTTGACACTGAGAAGAGTAATATTTAACAATGTTGTTTGTAGTTCCAGTATTTCTTGACAGTAGTAAAAGGCAGTGTCACTCAGCTGTGTTTGGGTGATATGGAGAACAAATGTTCCAGGCTCTTGTCGTGCTGTGATGTGAGGAGTCTTATTAACAGTCCCCTGATCAAAAGTGTAAGTCGCTCCTAAGTCTTCAGGCAAGTTTCCAGCAACAAGTTTGTTCCAAAACATGAATCCTGAAGATTCAGATCGGCGGCTACATCTAAGAGTCACATCTTCTCCAACATAAACGGTCTTTGTGACAAATCCTTGGATGTCAGCATATCCTGAAAGATACATAAGAAATGATACATTTACCCAAAATGAGAAACGCAGAAGTGAAACAGATTTTTGTGCATATTCTTACCTTTAAAGGAGAACAGAAGAGCTGCAAATAATATGTTCAACATCTTCTGAGAAATCGAGATAGCCGTTAATCTGAACCACACCGAAAGAATATTAAACTAAATGTTATTCTGCTAcatagaaaaaaacaatgaagtGGGAGGGATCTATTTTACAACAATCTGATTGGTCTGCTATCAGGTGTGCTTTTAACAAAAGTGGAAATGGTCTTAACCAGGACTTTCATGTCAGCATACATACTCACAGGAGAAGTTTATTATTGGCAGTGTAAGCCAGGTAAGTTAAGTTGGGATAATCAGATCTGTAGACACGACAGTGAAAGCACTCAACATCAACATCTGCACATTAACATCTATTATAGAAAAAAACCTTTAAACCAgcacagtgatttttttaaattgcagaCAAGATCTGGCATCTTGGAAACAATATGAATTTAATGAGTCATACTTAGTTTAGAAATCGGTGTACATGTTCCAATGCAGGTACTGTCTGTTCTTACTACTGTACCTGTTTTCAAACAAGATGGGAAAAAAGATCCCCTCTCCCTGTACTCTGCTGCCATCTTCTGGCAGAGGATTGGCTATGTGAAAATGAAGCAGCTTTTCATTTTCTGGGACTTATTTTGATACTGTATATGTACTTTTTGCTGTTCAGGCTTTGTCAGATTCCTTTTTAAGGTTAGATTTTTATGCATGACTTCATAGATACAGAACtatattaaaaagaacaaagttTCACTattcacctgctgctgtgttttggcaGCACGTACAACAGAACtgataaaaatgtttgttgATCATAGTTCAGTTTCAGGAACTATGATCAACAGTGAACTGTAAACAGTCCTCTAATCCCAAAATGATCAAAAGCAAATAAGCTAGTCTGTGTTACACTGTTGGCAATGAGTAATATTGATTTACATAAACAACACACTGCATGACCAGACATGCACCAATGATTAACAAACCTTATGACCAGTTCCAGAAATGCAAACTTTAAGCTTCCTCACATCCAGTTTAAATGACATCCTATCATATCAT
This window encodes:
- the LOC114442559 gene encoding uncharacterized protein LOC114442559 isoform X1; amino-acid sequence: MLIILFVALLFPLRGYADIQRFVTKTVYVGEDVTLRCSRRSESSGFMFWNKLVAGNLPEVLGATYTFDQGTVNKTPHITARQEPGTFILHITQTQLSDTAFYYCQEILELQTTLLNITLLSVKGHEPDITAVIQDVQSNPVHPGDPVTLQCSVLSDSDPQMCAENHSVLWFRAGSDGSHPSVIYVHGNSGDNCERSPDAHSQQKCVYNFSRNSISSSDEGTYYCAVAACGQIFFGNGAKVDFEAANCQGISTFLFLLSVALVISLIVIALLIYNIKKHKCLSAAVALQQSAGTSSDDQQQTNEDLLVYSMPNFTRKKVSRNVRRGAKSGTEEQSVYAGVRILGYEE
- the LOC114442543 gene encoding uncharacterized protein LOC114442543 isoform X2, with product MLNILFAALLFSFKGYADIQGFVTKTVYVGEDVTLRCSRRSESSGFMFWNKLVAGNLPEDLGATYTFDQGTVNKTPHITARQEPGTFVLHITQTQLSDTAFYYCQEILELQTTLLNITLLSVKGHEPEITAVIQDVQFNPVHPGDPVTLQCSVLSDSDPQMCAENHSVLWFRAGSDGSHPSVIYVHGNSGDNCERSPDAPSQQKCVYNFSRNSISSSDAGTYYCAVAACGQIFFGNGAKVDFEDRRPFDESLEKESTVVLTMFCTQTL
- the LOC114442559 gene encoding uncharacterized protein LOC114442559 isoform X2, yielding MLIILFVALLFPLRGYADIQRFVTKTVYVGEDVTLRCSRRSESSGFMFWNKLVAGNLPEVLGATYTFDQGTVNKTPHITARQEPGTFILHITQTQLSDTAFYYCQEILELQTTLLNITLLSVKGHEPDITAVIQDVQSNPVHPGDPVTLQCSVLSDSDPQMCAENHSVLWFRAGSDGSHPSVIYVHGNSGDNCERSPDAHSQQKCVYNFSRNSISSSDEGTYYCAVAACGQIFFGNGAKVDFEANCQGISTFLFLLSVALVISLIVIALLIYNIKKHKCLSAAVALQQSAGTSSDDQQQTNEDLLVYSMPNFTRKKVSRNVRRGAKSGTEEQSVYAGVRILGYEE
- the LOC114442543 gene encoding signal-regulatory protein beta-2-like isoform X3; its protein translation is MLNILFAALLFSFKGYADIQGFVTKTVYVGEDVTLRCSRRSESSGFMFWNKLVAGNLPEDLGATYTFDQGTVNKTPHITARQEPGTFVLHITQTQLSDTAFYYCQEILELQTTLLNITLLSVKGHEPEITAVIQDVQFNPVHPGDPVTLQCSVLSDSDPQMCAENHSVLWFRAGSDGSHPSVIYVHGNSGDNCERSPDAPSQQKCVYNFSRNSISSSDAGTYYCAVAACGQIFFGNGAKVDFEDRRPFDESMFCTQTL
- the LOC114442560 gene encoding uncharacterized protein LOC114442560: MLGLAALILLSTFSLVQALRVPHQISLTVAERGDDLTLTCSVPGVEVGLLYWFKLNFEYTVETVAIGSFDKITLEEQIDKSRFRATKVGNVYSLIITNVSPEDDATYICQAGSAYTMTIVNGTVLAVKDPKSQQKPIYIKQSSDVESVHLGDTVNLQCSLSSSCKEHTDQCPGQHSVHWFRAGSESRPGIIYSDSSSREEERTCVYHLSKTIRQSSDAGTYYCAVVTCGQILFGDGTTVETRQKLDPAVVVLGILLALCVIVIAILIFSRD
- the LOC114442543 gene encoding uncharacterized protein LOC114442543 isoform X1, translating into MLNILFAALLFSFKGYADIQGFVTKTVYVGEDVTLRCSRRSESSGFMFWNKLVAGNLPEDLGATYTFDQGTVNKTPHITARQEPGTFVLHITQTQLSDTAFYYCQEILELQTTLLNITLLSVKGHEPEITAVIQDVQFNPVHPGDPVTLQCSVLSDSDPQMCAENHSVLWFRAGSDGSHPSVIYVHGNSGDNCERSPDAPSQQKCVYNFSRNSISSSDAGTYYCAVAACGQIFFGNGAKVDFEDRRPFDESVSVTALASLLCVIIVINLLVVGVLIYTARKGEHGCFDNVLHTNTVTAHSVLHDRKIVEDIQLYSAVVFTVEKSWQ